Proteins encoded by one window of Magnolia sinica isolate HGM2019 unplaced genomic scaffold, MsV1 ctg136, whole genome shotgun sequence:
- the LOC131236053 gene encoding CAAX prenyl protease 1 homolog codes for MVLMYIFETYLDIRQHASLKLPILPKPLVGVVSQEKVENSQAFSLDKSNFHFIHGAVTILMDTTILFFGVLPWFWKRSGDFLVHMGLNSENEILHTLAFLGGVMIWSQV; via the exons ATGGTCTTGATGTACATCTTTGAGACATATCTGGATATACGGCAACATGCATCTCTAAAGCTGCCAATTCTTCCTAAACCTTTGGTTGGAGTGGTCAGTCAAGAAAAAGTTGAGAATTCTCAAGCATTTAGTCTTGATAAAAG CAACTTCCACTTTATTCATGGGGCTGTAACCATACTAATGGATACCACAATTTTGTTCTTTGGTGTGCTGCCATGGTTTTGGAAG AGATCTGGAGACTTTCTGGTGCACATGGGCCTTAATTCAGAGAATGAAATACTTCACACCCTTGCATTCTTAGGAGGTGTTATGATTTGGTCACAGGTGTGA